A genomic stretch from Georgenia muralis includes:
- a CDS encoding cytidine deaminase — protein MGVDEGTWESLRELAREAMDRAYAPYSGFPVGAAALVDDGRTVSGCNVENAGYGVTLCAECGLVSDLVRTGGGRLVAFTCVGAQGRPLAPCGRCRQLLWEHGGPDLLVELPGGIRPMSEVLPEAFGPDDLRAP, from the coding sequence ATGGGCGTGGACGAGGGGACCTGGGAGTCGCTGCGTGAGCTGGCGCGCGAGGCCATGGACCGTGCCTACGCGCCCTACTCCGGCTTCCCGGTCGGCGCCGCGGCGCTCGTCGACGACGGCCGGACCGTCTCGGGCTGCAACGTGGAGAACGCGGGGTACGGGGTCACCCTGTGCGCCGAGTGCGGGCTCGTCTCCGACCTCGTCCGCACGGGCGGGGGCCGGCTCGTGGCCTTCACGTGCGTCGGCGCGCAGGGCCGCCCCCTCGCGCCGTGCGGGCGGTGCCGCCAGCTCCTCTGGGAGCACGGCGGCCCCGACCTCCTCGTCGAGCTGCCGGGCGGGATCCGGCCGATGTCCGAGGTGCTGCCCGAGGCCTTCGGCCCCGATGACCTGCGCGCACCATGA
- a CDS encoding thymidine phosphorylase, translating into MTEAFDAVDVIRAKRDGARLSPAQIDWVVDAYTRGVVADEQMSALAMAIFLNGMERAEISRWTEAMIRSGERMDFSGLDRPTADKHSTGGVGDKITLPLAPLVAVFGVAVPQLSGRGLGHTGGTLDKLEAIPGWRAGLSNEEILAQLGDVGAVICAAGSGLAPADKKLYALRDTSATVESIPLIASSIMSKKIAEGTGSLVLDVKVGTGAFMKDRHRAGELAQTMVELGTDAGVRTVALLTDMSTPLGLTVGNALEVRESVEVLAGGGPADVVELTVALAREMLDAAGRRDADPAAALADGRAMDVWRRMIAAQDGDPDAALPVARHTEQVLADRDGVVTVLDAYAVGVASWRLGAGRARKEDPVQAGAGIELHAKPGDRVRAGQPLMTLHTDTPERFARAQEALEGGVTVSAQETPRPHGIVLGRVAG; encoded by the coding sequence ATGACCGAAGCCTTCGACGCCGTCGACGTCATCCGCGCCAAGCGTGACGGCGCCCGCCTCAGCCCCGCCCAGATCGACTGGGTCGTCGACGCCTACACCCGCGGGGTCGTGGCCGACGAGCAGATGAGCGCCCTCGCCATGGCCATCTTCCTCAACGGCATGGAACGCGCCGAGATCTCCCGCTGGACCGAGGCGATGATCCGCTCGGGCGAGCGGATGGACTTCTCCGGCCTCGACCGCCCCACCGCGGACAAGCACTCCACCGGTGGCGTCGGGGACAAGATCACCCTGCCGCTGGCACCGCTCGTGGCCGTCTTCGGCGTCGCGGTGCCCCAGCTGTCCGGGCGCGGGCTGGGCCACACCGGCGGCACCCTGGACAAGCTCGAGGCGATCCCCGGCTGGCGCGCGGGTCTGAGCAACGAGGAGATCCTCGCTCAGCTCGGCGACGTCGGCGCGGTCATCTGCGCCGCCGGCTCCGGCCTGGCGCCCGCCGACAAGAAGCTCTACGCCCTGCGCGACACCAGCGCCACCGTCGAGTCGATCCCGCTGATCGCCTCGTCGATCATGAGCAAGAAGATCGCCGAGGGGACGGGCTCGCTGGTCCTGGACGTCAAGGTCGGCACCGGGGCGTTCATGAAGGACCGTCACCGCGCCGGTGAGCTCGCCCAGACCATGGTCGAGCTCGGCACCGACGCGGGGGTCCGCACCGTCGCTCTGCTCACCGACATGTCGACCCCCCTCGGGCTCACGGTCGGCAACGCCCTCGAGGTCCGCGAGTCGGTGGAGGTGCTCGCCGGCGGCGGCCCGGCCGACGTCGTCGAGCTCACCGTCGCCCTCGCCCGGGAGATGCTCGACGCCGCCGGGCGCCGCGACGCCGACCCCGCCGCGGCCCTGGCCGACGGCCGGGCGATGGACGTGTGGCGCCGCATGATCGCCGCCCAGGACGGCGACCCGGACGCCGCCCTGCCGGTCGCCCGGCACACCGAGCAGGTCCTCGCCGACCGCGACGGCGTGGTCACCGTGCTCGACGCGTACGCCGTCGGCGTCGCCTCGTGGCGGCTCGGCGCCGGACGCGCCCGCAAGGAGGACCCGGTCCAGGCCGGCGCGGGCATCGAGCTGCACGCCAAGCCCGGTGACCGGGTCCGCGCCGGGCAGCCGCTCATGACGCTGCACACCGACACCCCCGAGCGCTTCGCCCGCGCGCAGGAGGCGCTCGAGGGTGGGGTCACCGTCTCCGCCCAGGAGACCCCGCGCCCGCACGGCATCGTCCTGGGGCGGGTGGCCGGCTGA